Below is a window of Phycisphaerae bacterium DNA.
AGCGTCACCAGCGGAATGCCATGCATATCGCCCGCTTCCTGGAATCCGACATGCGGGTCCTGCGCGTTCATTACGATGGATTGGAATCGCACCCACAGGCGACGCTGGCCCGGCGACAGATGCGAGGCCACTCCGGAATGATGAGCGTGGAATTCCAGCAGAATTCTCGCGAGGCCGCCTTTGCAGTGGTGAATGCGCTGCGATACTTCTCCATCGCGGTTAGTTGGGGCGGCTATGAGAGCCTTGCAATCCCTGTACAGGCGACAGACCCGGCAACCGGTAAGAAAATCTGGTTGGTTCGGCTCAGTGTCGGTCTGGAGAGCATCGAAGATCTGAAGATCGATCTGTACCAGGCGATGAACGAGGCCGGTCTGTAGGAGGTCCGATCGAGGAATGTTGGCGATCGGATGGACGGCGCAGAAAAACAGCCCGCCAGGCATTCGATGCTCGGCGGGCCGCTGGGTGAATCAATTGTAGAGCGTCGGACCGGAAATCGACCGATTCGCCTGACAAACTTATTGAGGAATGGTTCCCGGATCTGCCCAGATTGAGTAATCAGTGCCCTTGGCATATCGCGGATCGACAGTGGTGAATGCCGCATGGCCGTCGAAGTAGCCCAGGGAGAATTTGTTGAGCTTGCCGTGATAGCCTTCGGCGACCTTTGGATTGACCGAGCTGGCGCTGGTCGGGTCGACCATGTCGTAGGCCCATCGGTTAAAGGCCGACTCAGAGAAGATCACGAAGCGGGCGCCGGACCCACCGACTTTAGCTTTGAGTAATTGTTTGCCCGCCTTGGTCATGGTCACCTGCGATTCAGGGTTTGGCGTGCCCTGCGCGGGAATGTTGTAGTACTGGCCGCTGCCGTTCCAGGGCGGACCTTCGACCCAGTACCAGCTCAGCGCATAGCTGGTACCGTTGAGCTGCCACGACGAATAGGCCGGCGGGCTGGCCGTCGGGCCGGAGCCGGTCAGAGGCGTGGCCTCGAACTTATCACCCGGATCGATGTATGACTTGATCGTGGTTCGGCCGTTGATGCCCGGGGCGATGTATTTGTTGAAAGGTCGCCACTCGGTCTGATACCTAAAAACGTCGCCGCCGGGATAGATCGGGTGATCGATCGTGGTCTGGAAGCCGCCGTAGATGAATTCGGAGGCATATTGAGCGGATGCGCCGTTGTAGCTGAAACCGAGGTGCCAGGGTAATGCCAGTTCACCGGCCTGATCGTCGATGTACTGCGGGACGGTTTGAACGAGCGTCTTCAAATTACTAAGACAATAGGCCATGTTGCCGCTCTCTTTTGCCCGGGTCAGCGCCGGCAGCAAAATCGAGATCAGCAAAGCGATGATCGCGATGACCACGAGAAGTTCGATCAACGTGAAGCCGCGCCGAACGGCCGCGCCGCGTCGAGCGATGAAGGACACGATTGCTGGTTTCATAGATCCACCCTTTTCTTAAGCACCTTCGATCGCGCCACCCAATCGGCGAAATCACAAATCGCCGCGGGGGTCGCATCGTCCGAATCTGTCAGCCGCAATCCGGGCATTTGCCGCGCTCACCATCGCGCGTTTCCGCCGGATAATACTTGTTATGAATGTCGCACTTCAGGGCCGGCACTGCAGTCGGCTGCCCGCATTTTTCGCAGGTGTATGAAATCCTCACCCGCGCGGCGCGCCGAATTCGACCGCCGCCCTCACCTTCCGGCGGCGGGGTCGGCGCTGAGCGGACTTCGATGGTTGCAAGGTGTTCGAGGCTGTCTTCGTAGTGCTCGCCACAGGATTCGCAGATGACAGTGATCATCTGCGAGCCAGCGTCCTTGGGAATCTTTTCTTCTCCGGAGGAGAAATAGAGAATCGATCCGGCGGCCAGCAATGCCACGACAATGATGGCGATCTTAACGCCCTTACCACCCATCCCGTTGTCCACCCTTTCGACCGCAGCAAACGTTGCCTGCGGATCGAATCCACCCCAAAGTTAAGGCGACCTTCGCGCCCCAGCGTTACGGCACATCAAGGTCGGTCGCCCGCTCCATACCTACGCACATACGAAACAGCGCGCCCTCTGAAGCACAGCCGTCGACTGAAGATCGACGCGCTTCATGGCATCTCGATGAAAAACAAACACAACTCAATTGTCAATTGGATGTGACCGACGATTCGGTCAGCGGATCATCCACGTCCACCCTATATATCCTATTCTAAACGCAATCGCGGCATCACTTCCAGCATCAATCGGAAAATCTTTAGGGACAAACGGTTAGCTCGCTCCAGACGGAGTCTGGCAACCCGCCGTGGCCCACGAAGTCGTAAATCGTGGGCCGCACGCCCGTGTGCCGCATCGACTTCGAGGCTGGGGTTCCGTATGGCGATGAGCGCAAAGGCAGCTTAGAGTCCCCCATCGTGGCCAAGCAGCACTCACAATTCGTCTGCCGACAGTGCGGAGCAACCCAGTCGCGCTGGGCAGGCAAGTGTTCGGCCTGTGGCGAGTGGAACGCCCTCGAGGAGCGCGTGATCCGGGATGTCGCACCAGACAAGCATCGGCCACTCATTACAAGGGCAGAAGACGCGCAACTCGTTGTTTCACTGAAAGATGTGGAACCCGATCGCACGACGCGATGGTCGAGCGGACTGTCAGAATTCGACCGCGTCCTCGGCGGAGGCATTGTACCGGGATCGGCGATCCTGATCGGCGGCGACCCCGGAATCGGCAAATCAACGCTGCTCTTACAAGTATGTCATGCACTATCTGCGACCGGAAAAGCGGTCCTCTATGTGACAAGTGAAGAATCGCTCGGCCAAACTCGCCTGCGTGCCGAGCGACTTCGAGTTTGTCGGACGACCGGGGTTGCGACGAGGCATCGCACTTCGGAATCGAGTCACAATCGCGACAAAGCAGATCGAGAAATGGCCGGCGAGTCAGAATCGCTTGTGGAATCGACGCTGCTGGTCGCGGCACAGGCAAATCTCGACATCATTTGCAACATCCTTCAGGAACAGCGGCCCGATATCGTCGTGATCGATTCGATCCAGATGGTCTACCGACCCGATCTGACGTCATCTCCCGGTTCGGCGTCGCAGCTTCGCGACGCGGCAGCTCGCCTGATCTGGCTGGCGAAGCAGATGGGATTTGCGTTGATGCTCGTGGGGCACGTGACCAAGGAAGGTTCGATCGCCGGGCCGAAAATTCTTGAGCATCTCGTGGACTGCGTGGCGTACTTCGAAGGAGACCGCTTTCACTCGCATCGCCTGGTCCGCGCCGTCAAGAATCGGTACGGCTCGACGGACGAACTGGGCATTTTCGAGATGACGGACGGCGGACTGAATCCGATTCCCGATCCGTCGAAGCTGTTTCTGAGCGAGCAGCGAGTTGCTCGCCCGGGATCGATTATTCTTGCGGCCTGCGAGGGCACACGAACACTCCTGGTGGAGGTGCAGGCACTTTGCGCGCAATCCGTCTTCGGAAGTGCCAAGCGAAAGGCATCCGGCGTGGATGCCGGGCGTGTGTCCATGCTCCTGGCGGTCATTGAGAAACATGCCCAATGCGTCCTTGGCGACCAGGACGTC
It encodes the following:
- a CDS encoding prepilin-type N-terminal cleavage/methylation domain-containing protein, producing MKPAIVSFIARRGAAVRRGFTLIELLVVIAIIALLISILLPALTRAKESGNMAYCLSNLKTLVQTVPQYIDDQAGELALPWHLGFSYNGASAQYASEFIYGGFQTTIDHPIYPGGDVFRYQTEWRPFNKYIAPGINGRTTIKSYIDPGDKFEATPLTGSGPTASPPAYSSWQLNGTSYALSWYWVEGPPWNGSGQYYNIPAQGTPNPESQVTMTKAGKQLLKAKVGGSGARFVIFSESAFNRWAYDMVDPTSASSVNPKVAEGYHGKLNKFSLGYFDGHAAFTTVDPRYAKGTDYSIWADPGTIPQ
- the radA gene encoding DNA repair protein RadA, which gives rise to MGRTPVCRIDFEAGVPYGDERKGSLESPIVAKQHSQFVCRQCGATQSRWAGKCSACGEWNALEERVIRDVAPDKHRPLITRAEDAQLVVSLKDVEPDRTTRWSSGLSEFDRVLGGGIVPGSAILIGGDPGIGKSTLLLQVCHALSATGKAVLYVTSEESLGQTRLRAERLRVCRTTGVATRHRTSESSHNRDKADREMAGESESLVESTLLVAAQANLDIICNILQEQRPDIVVIDSIQMVYRPDLTSSPGSASQLRDAAARLIWLAKQMGFALMLVGHVTKEGSIAGPKILEHLVDCVAYFEGDRFHSHRLVRAVKNRYGSTDELGIFEMTDGGLNPIPDPSKLFLSEQRVARPGSIILAACEGTRTLLVEVQALCAQSVFGSAKRKASGVDAGRVSMLLAVIEKHAQCVLGDQDVFVNVVGGVRVHEPAADLAIALATYSAMTNRRLPSGTVVCGELGLGAELRPVHHLRQRVAEAGRVGFNRFLLPKGAASDIGKMNGKGAIEIVACEGLSHAIQFLE